GTATTTCAGGGCTGAAAATAAACGCTCCATTTGCTTTGCAGCTGCCCAATACCTTGAAACTGATGAGCTCCTGTTTGGAGAAGCCGTGGCTGTGGATTATCTTAATCTGTTTGATCAGGGTGCTCTTTCCACTCTCCGCAGCTCCTGACACACAAGCCGGAGAAAAGCTTTCACTATGAAAAATGTCAATACTTCCGTGAAACCTGATAAAACAAAAGGCACTTACATGACTGTAGTTTAACCTACCAAGCAGGAGGATTTTCACCACATTCATCTCAGTCCTGGCATGTTCACAAAGGTCTTGCTCTATTTTAGAGCTCTGGAGTTTTGCCTTTTTACCCTCTTCTGTGATATCCCGGTGAAGGCACATTCCCATGCAGATCTAAGGAAGAATTCACAGTATTCACATGCAACCTGGATGCTTTGGGACTCTAGTAAAGCACTGAATgccaaacaaacatggctgaatGTTCCTATATGGCcaataaaaacatcataaatgaggttttatcaaatgttttagAATACAAAACGGACTAGAAATGCATTTACAGTCCTCTTtaataatgacaaatattttcctaagtaaataaagtaattttAATGTCAGTTTTTAATATTCTGATTATCTCAAGTAGCTTAAAAGAAGCCAATGGTCTATTTTTCTTCCCTAATTGTATGTTAATTAGCTTAGTTCTGCTAAATTTTCACATCACATAAAGTCAATCACATAAAATTAACTAAAAAAGTtaactgtttttcctttttaatgacTGAATAGCAACGTGAAGGTCTAATCCATAAAACAATTTAGACGAAATGTTGCATATTTAGAGGCATCTCTCGCACTTTGTTTGCGGTGTCACCAGAagcaaaacattcaacatttatgAAGGAATTGAGCAACCTGCAGCGGGACCGGCAGCATGTTAAGACAGCAAAACATGgctctgcttctgctctgcttctgcttctgctctgcttctgcttctgctctgcttctgcttctgcttctgctctgcttctgcttctgctctgcttctgctctgcttctgcttctgctctgcttctgcttctgcttctgctctgcttctgcttctgctctgcttctgctctgcttctgcttctgcttctgctctgcttctgcttctgctctgcttctgcttctgcttctgcttctgcttctgttctgcttctgcctctgcttctgctctgcttctgcttctgctctgcttctgctctgcttctgcttctgcttctgctctgcttctgcttctgctctgcACGCCGGAGTCTCCGTCAAACCGGCCAAACTGCTGCTAACAAACAGCGTCAGCGAGAGACTGGAGGGCTAATTAGCTTCATCAGGGGCACGTGCGCAGGTGCACGGCCTAAACAAGCCTAAACAACAAAGATATCACAAAACCTTCTCAGCACGTGCAGTTGAAGCATTAAGACAAATAATGATGGAAATTttgaatgaaatacatttactcTAGTGCTATAACTAAGTACAATTAttaggtacttttactttacttgagtaattccatttcctgctactttacacttctactcaactacatttcagaggcacatattgtacttttgcTCCATTAAATGCATCTATTtaagctttagttactagttactttgcatattcagattattaatacaaaattaTAGATGAAACTACCTGTAAAAacatcagctgcaacattaaagcgatacacacattaatgcatcaataattataatccagtaatatgatatatattattctgaaattctgcataatgagtactttcgGATGTAGATTATTTATACTTTGTGGTATAAGTAAgagatctgaatacttcttccaccactgcatttacgcttttgaggtactttatttacatttatctgaaagctatagttactagttacatCAGGTTATAAAatatgcattgttatagatttaACTACCAAACAGTATAAAAAGTTTGTAATTAGTTTACCTTGACAACATGAAAATGctgcatacatgtacatgttaatgatcagtatcattataaatatatatagagatGTAACACTGATTAAAGCCATTTTGCATAATTAGTATTTCTAATTTTGAACATTTTCCgctgtactttttatttatctaagattttgaatgcaggacctgtatattgttttattgtggtattgctactctagttaagtaaaaaaaaaaaaaaaaatcacaatacttcttccaccactgcctgccTGATACAGTGCATGGGTTGCCAAAAATTCATAATGGCTAAATGACTTCTCCAAATGTCCCTTAAAGCATATAATGTGACCATAAATTGGTGAAtttgtgaatgtatgtatgaatgcatgaTTTGTTTAACCAACTGCACTGGCCAACATGAGCCTAATGGGCCACTTAGAAATTTAGTGTAAGATAACTTCATGCTTCCAATTTAAACAGATTTTCACATTAGATCTCAATACaaattaacttttcctctacAGCCTCTACTTACAGAACTTTGCTGTGTACCAATCTGCTGCTAATGGCCTGACATTTAACAAACTCTCTGTGTGACTCATTCACATGTTGCAAAATTCAGATCATTTTTTTTGATCAAAGGTAACTTCTGTGTCCAAAACATAACCTTAACCTTTCATAATGCGACTCATGTGCAGCCTGCTTGTTTACCTCAATtagttaaataaataagacattaCAATCCTTCTACACCcagatattttgtgttttagcGAAAAGAAGACGACAAATAGCCTTtcagattaaaatgttattattatcagcAATAGTATACTGTAGTCCAATCAGTTtctacagtatttgtcaacTGGGAGTTGTCAATAACATACAGATCATAGCCTACACTGAATACATTCCAACTTCACATACCAACATATTATTATGCTTTTtaaacaatatgaaaatcacCCATACAATAGTTAATGGAGAGGAGGTGAGTAAAATATACATctacaaaaaatatattatttaatcCCATTTGATATAGAGACAGAGGTTAAATTGTTCAGGGCTCAATGACAGTAAGAGGTCTATTTCATGAGTAAGAGGTCTATTTCTTGATAAAGTCAGCAACACTGAGCATCTGTCATAGTCTGTCTAGTTATACTACAAAAACTAAAGGTTAAAGTCAGTCTGTTGAAACTCTTTAGTGTTCTCTATATTAGGATAAATCGAAGGAGtgttggtttaaaaaaacaaaaaaggaattGCACTCAAAAAGGCCAGGCGTGCAGGTCTCAAcagtgtgcattttttttagtttaaaaacCTGCTGTACCAATAAATCAGAACAGTTTCTGATGATTTCTGAGAAGTCAGTGCAGTCTGATAGGAGCAAGGTCTGATATGTACATGAGGTCCCGTAAGAGTCCATCAAAGTTTCAACACCTTTTCACGTCCAAAACAACCCAAGTCGGATGCAGAGAAGCTGGGATTCTCTAGTGGTTTTAGCATCCTCCAGAGAGCCTGTGATCTCTttataatacatacatacagtacatacagtatatacaaggATAAGCAACAACCCCACAGAAATGACTAATCAAATCACTTCCTTGTTAAAGTCTACACTTGCCCTTCATATGTCCAAATCCTGTGATATaatacttaaaaataaaatttactTTTCTCTgaaggcaaaaaaataaaattacttGAGGAATTAAAAATATCCGAACACATAAAatagacatttgaagacgtcctTGCTCCAACACTTTTTCCATTGTTCTGTCCATAACTCAATAGTTAGAcgtctgtatgtgtgattgTTGACTGACATGAACATGTAGTTGCATATGCAGAATATATGAATACACATAAGAtccacacacacgcgcgcacgcacgcacgcacgcacacacacacacacacacacactgtatacctGATGATCCCACAGCAGATTTGAAAGGCCTGCTGTTATTAGCCAGGATCATGTGTGGAGGGTGTCATAACACGTATAAAAGGGTTGATCTTCCTGTACATGAGTTTAGATTAATTGAGCTTGTCAGTGTTGTGTCGACACTTGATGGTGCTTGTGTGGGGCCTTCCTACAGCACAGCCTGGGGTCTTTCTTTagtcttttcctcctcttgtcgCTTCATGGCCTGGATCACAGCAATCTCTTTGGCCTCTTTCTTCTGGTTTCTTGCTTCAAACAGCAACCTGAATCAAACAAAGGACATTGGAAGATTATATAGTATGCcccaaaaccttttttttaccttttaaaaatactgttttgCCCAGTGGATCTGACAGGAGCtatgctctttttgttttacctgtTTTTTATTATCCTTTGCACAATGGCATCAGTGGTGAGGCTGTTCCCACTGTCAACGGTACGCAGGATTCCTTTCCTCCTAGGCTCCTGGATATGAAGAAAATATTGCCAAATGAATGTGATTCATCATGTCAGTGTATATCAGGAGGCGTTTGTAAAAAAGAGTGTTTAGAGTCTTACAGCATAAGGGTCGGATCCATCCTTGTCAGgatatatttctgtctttccatgGCATACAAGATCCACCTGTGGACAAAAATACGtgctattttattcatttttaattgcagAGAACATTATTATCTAGAGGTGAGAGATAATATATTTCCCGTACTTTACCTTGAAATGGTCCAGCAAATCTTTCGTGACTGCAAAGGGTGCACCAATCACCACTTCTGACACgtactgtgaaaaaaaaggcacacaacAAACTGTTGATAACTAAGATATACATGCAATGCACTGTGTTAACGGTGAAAGAGCAAGAAGAACCCACTCGACAAGCCAGGACGCTGAGCGTTCTCTCGTGGACATTCATGATGGGGTAGTTTTTCCCTTTGTAACGATTCACCTCCTGAAAAATATGAGCAAAgaagaaatgtacagtaaacTGTATGCCAACTCTCAGGGAGGCAGTAAATGTCTCACACAGATGCTAAAGAGCACAAAGAGACTCACCTGATCAAAGTGCAACCCCACTATAATGTATGGCTTTTCTGAGATCTTATGCACTGCTTCCAGGAAGTCCACATGGCCAATGTCTGACAGGAGACTAGTCAAGGGAAAAGCTGGCTTCTGACAGTGACACTGCTGCTTTTATAAATGGCTGTCACAGAAACTTCTCACTTTACTAAACTGCACAAGTAAAAAAGCTAGTGAAGTCACAAAAGGATACGGAAGAGGTCAAAGGCTCCTGCCACATAGATGATGGTGTCTCCGGGTTGAGGCTCCTGGCCTGAAGCAAACTGGATGATCTTCTGTGAGGTCTGCAGGAACTGAGACACCCCTGTCCAGGGACTGTGGCCCTTCTGACCATGTGAACCCCGTAATCCAGAAACAGGCACAATGAGTACAAAGTGACAGCAATAAGGCAGATGCACTTCAGATCAGATAGAGCATCATCGCTTGAGTATGTTAAGCACATGAGACCAGAACGCTGCATCATCGCCACCTAGTGGTGTGAGTAGTAATGTCACCTTTGGTCAATGGTGTACTCAGAGCTGTCCCACAATACCTCAGCACATTTATTCAACCCTCGCCAAACTCACAGCATTACTCTTTCAGTCTTAAATGAGGCCCTCTACTGCTTCCAGGCTATTTAAAACCCCAGCAGGACTGACTCTGACTTACTTTCCCCCGTCCAGGAACAGAAGTGGCATTCACTGTTTACTGGCAAGGCCTGCGCCTTGGTTATAAAGTGGGTCCACAGTAAAGGGACTTTGCTTAATAATGGTTGACATCTGGCCCACATTGCAACTTTGACTACTTGACAAAACAGTCAGGGAAGAGGAAGCTAAATTTGGTTTTAAACATATGGCGATTAAGAGTTTGGAAGTAAACTGAGGATTTGATATTGGCTAGTTGATGACCAGTTTTAAAATAAGCTGGAAATGTGTTTGGTACCTACCTTTCCAAAgttgtctgtgtgctgctggtAGTCTGAACTATCCTGAGGAGAAGAGGGAATTGAATTAGGGCTTGTTCTGTGTGCTGAGGGCATATAGAGAGAATAAGGCCGTACTCACGATGTTGCTGTGGTGTGCTTTGGTCATCAGTAGCATCCTGCCAACCAGATCTGTGGTTGAAACTCCCTGGGTTCTCTTACACTCCCTGTCACAGCACAATACACAATGTGACAGcttaagaaacacacacacaacatcacatCCTGTTATAATTATCTTCTGCATGTTTCAAAAGGTAACTCACCTGTACCGCCCTGACTTCTTCACCTCTTCATATGTGTCTTTCCCGTCAACTGTTAGTGTTATATCATCTGAAACAACAAGGTACATGACATGCTGCTTATATCAACTAATAACAGATCTAGCATTATACTCAGAACTCATCACGGCTGTTCATTTACTCGCATGTCTAAATAAGGGAATGAGGTAGTGACGTACCTCCGTGCACACAGAAGTCACAGTTGTACTTGTCAAGGGTCTCGAGGGTGGTGACGTAAGGCGCTCCTTCCACGACCTCGTCCACCCATTTTATGGCCCGCACCATCTTGTATCTTTCTTCCTGAGTGAAGACTGGCGGGCCCTTGTGCTTCGCAATCTCACCTTGAAAACAAAACGTGTACACTCAAAATGATACTGCTGACAAACATAAATAACGTAAACTGGGAttgactgagacagacagaaatctcCTTTTGCGTGACATCCTGATAAGCAGTTTTTATCATGACTGAATGCGGCGTTGCCTTCGtcattgagatatttcattatcactgcagcagagggaAAGGTTGCTGATATCTGTGCTGGCCCTGACTGTGAAGTCATTCTGTGTTATtataccattattattatatcattatgtcAGAATGCCCCAGCGTGTCATAGGAGGGTGAGAGGCACAATTGCTGATGCGCTGCGCTACTGTCACAGCAACCCCTCCAAAGTATATAGGTCACAGCTGGTGCCTGGCTGGTAATGAAGGGGctggagaaaataaacagaggcTACAGGTGCCATGTGCTCCCCAGACCCAGCAGGTCCAGGCTGAATCATGCATGGTAAAGGCAGGAAGAATATCTGAATCGGGgatgaaaaaaaagtcatgtaCAGATGAGCTAGACCTTAAAAGCTCCTGATAAAGCAGCCATTGAAGATTTACTGTAGATGTGACATGAGACAAGGTTTGACAGTCAATGGTTCTGAGCcttactgtctgtgtgtactcCAACGATAAGGTAATCTCCCATGGCCTTGGCTTGTCGCAGCTGGTTGGAGTGGCCATAATGGACCATGTCATagctgggaggaaaaaaagatacgaataatgaatataaatattcaCAAAAGTTACAAAGATGAAGTGTGAATTTGGTCATTTCTTAATGAGGTTtggcagaaattaaaacatgtCGCACAACTCTTCTCCAGTACGCCGTGCTCTGTTCCTGATGATAGAAAGACATTCGACAACATCTGGTGAATGAAGCACGGCGCACTGGATTAGAGTTGTGTGTGACGTGCTTTCATTTTGAAGCTCACACAGTTGTCAAAGTTAGAAATGGCAGCCCCTCTTTAACACACTGAACGCACCATTTTGGTGTT
The sequence above is a segment of the Enoplosus armatus isolate fEnoArm2 chromosome 17, fEnoArm2.hap1, whole genome shotgun sequence genome. Coding sequences within it:
- the LOC139300432 gene encoding ethanolamine-phosphate cytidylyltransferase-like, whose product is MVHYGHSNQLRQAKAMGDYLIVGVHTDSEIAKHKGPPVFTQEERYKMVRAIKWVDEVVEGAPYVTTLETLDKYNCDFCVHGDDITLTVDGKDTYEEVKKSGRYRECKRTQGVSTTDLVGRMLLMTKAHHSNIDSSDYQQHTDNFGKKGHSPWTGVSQFLQTSQKIIQFASGQEPQPGDTIIYVAGAFDLFHIGHVDFLEAVHKISEKPYIIVGLHFDQEVNRYKGKNYPIMNVHERTLSVLACRYVSEVVIGAPFAVTKDLLDHFKVDLVCHGKTEIYPDKDGSDPYAEPRRKGILRTVDSGNSLTTDAIVQRIIKNRLLFEARNQKKEAKEIAVIQAMKRQEEEKTKERPQAVL